A genomic window from Microvirga sp. TS319 includes:
- a CDS encoding VOC family protein, with amino-acid sequence MQPRLSLVTLGVSDLEKSRAFYEAWGWKASSASQPSVAFFQANGLALALFGRADLAKDAGVEDRPTGFAAVTLAYNARSKQEADEVYARAVAAGAKAVKPLQDVFWGGYSGYFADPDEHLWEVAWNPFFPLDEQGHLFLPDHLT; translated from the coding sequence ATGCAGCCGCGACTGTCGCTCGTCACCCTCGGCGTCTCCGATCTCGAGAAGTCCCGCGCCTTCTACGAGGCCTGGGGCTGGAAGGCGTCGTCCGCCAGCCAGCCCAGCGTCGCATTCTTCCAGGCGAACGGTCTCGCGCTGGCTCTTTTCGGGCGGGCGGATCTCGCCAAGGATGCGGGCGTCGAGGACAGGCCGACCGGCTTTGCCGCCGTCACGCTCGCCTACAACGCGCGTTCGAAACAGGAGGCCGACGAGGTTTACGCCCGCGCCGTCGCGGCGGGCGCGAAGGCCGTGAAGCCGCTGCAGGACGTCTTCTGGGGCGGCTATTCGGGCTATTTCGCCGATCCCGACGAACACCTTTGGGAGGTGGCCTGGAATCCCTTCTTCCCTCTCGATGAACAGGGCCACCTGTTTCTGCCGGATCATCTGACGTGA
- the deoC gene encoding deoxyribose-phosphate aldolase — protein sequence MSDAEIAQHALRCLDLTDLTDNCTDQSIDALCRKALDPRGPVAAVCVWPQFVKRAQEVLRGSPVRIATVVNFPAGGEDIDRVTDDVQEALSDGANEIDLVLPYEAVRRGNLRIATEMVEAVRDLVDQGRLLKVILETGELKDPTLIETASRLSIEAGADFIKTSTGKTPVSATPESAAIMLDVIKASGRNVGLKPSGGIRTLADARTYLDLAERIMGPGWATPQTFRIGASSVYDTLMAAIEGRDGAAATGAY from the coding sequence ATGTCCGATGCGGAAATTGCCCAACATGCTTTGCGTTGCCTCGATCTCACCGATCTGACGGATAACTGCACGGATCAGTCCATCGATGCCTTGTGCAGGAAGGCGCTCGATCCGCGCGGGCCGGTGGCGGCCGTCTGCGTCTGGCCGCAATTCGTCAAGCGTGCGCAGGAGGTCCTGAGAGGTTCGCCCGTGCGCATCGCCACCGTCGTGAATTTCCCGGCCGGCGGCGAGGATATCGATCGCGTCACCGACGACGTGCAGGAGGCTCTCTCCGATGGCGCGAACGAGATCGATCTGGTGCTGCCCTACGAGGCCGTGCGCCGCGGCAACCTGAGGATCGCGACCGAGATGGTCGAGGCCGTCCGCGATCTCGTCGACCAGGGCCGGCTGCTCAAGGTGATCCTCGAAACGGGCGAACTGAAGGACCCGACGCTGATCGAGACGGCAAGTCGCCTCTCCATCGAGGCCGGCGCCGATTTCATCAAGACGTCGACCGGCAAGACGCCCGTTTCCGCGACGCCGGAATCAGCCGCGATCATGCTCGACGTCATCAAGGCGTCCGGGCGCAATGTGGGTCTCAAGCCTTCCGGAGGTATTCGGACCCTCGCCGATGCGAGGACCTATCTCGACCTTGCCGAGCGTATCATGGGGCCGGGCTGGGCGACGCCGCAAACCTTCCGCATCGGCGCGAGCAGCGTCTACGATACGCTGATGGCGGCGATCGAGGGACGTGACGGCGCCGCCGCCACCGGGGCTTACTGA
- a CDS encoding ABC transporter permease, whose product MSAPIDMPKWADTVLVPATSVVAAFLIAGLVVLSIGENPLTATRYLLQGSLGSGEGLGFTLFYATDFIFVGLAVAVAYHAGLFNIGGEGQATLAGLGIALALNNLTFLPGFLLVPIGILAAAAFGATWAAVPGYLQAKRGSHIVITTIMFNWLASVLIVYLLVNVLREPQSMNPETRAFPDASYIPFMHEAFAWFGVTIPASQLNLTLVLALVSAYLIWLLIYRSRLGYAIRVVGSSPTAAVYAGISPERIIIIAMVLSGALAGGLAVNELMGYQHRLLLEFTSGYGFVGIAVALMGRAHPVGIVLASLLFGILYQGGAELAFEQPNITRDMVVVIGGIIILFAGALDGLFRRLVAHLLSRPKLAGL is encoded by the coding sequence GTGAGCGCTCCCATCGACATGCCCAAATGGGCCGACACGGTCCTCGTGCCCGCGACCTCGGTCGTGGCGGCCTTTCTGATCGCCGGCCTCGTGGTGCTCAGCATCGGCGAGAATCCACTGACAGCCACGCGGTATCTTCTGCAGGGGAGCCTCGGGAGCGGCGAAGGCCTGGGCTTCACCTTGTTCTATGCCACCGATTTCATCTTCGTGGGGCTTGCGGTGGCCGTCGCCTACCATGCGGGCCTGTTCAATATCGGCGGGGAGGGCCAAGCGACGCTGGCGGGGCTGGGCATTGCGCTCGCGCTCAACAACCTCACGTTCCTGCCGGGCTTCCTGCTCGTCCCCATCGGCATTCTCGCGGCCGCGGCGTTCGGCGCGACCTGGGCCGCGGTCCCGGGCTACCTGCAGGCCAAGCGCGGCAGCCACATCGTGATCACCACGATCATGTTCAACTGGCTCGCCAGCGTGCTGATCGTATACCTGCTCGTCAACGTGCTGCGCGAGCCGCAATCCATGAACCCGGAAACGCGCGCCTTTCCGGACGCCTCGTACATTCCGTTCATGCACGAGGCGTTCGCCTGGTTCGGCGTCACGATCCCGGCTTCGCAGCTCAATCTCACCCTCGTGCTGGCGCTGGTCTCGGCCTATCTCATCTGGCTTCTCATCTACCGCTCGCGCCTCGGCTATGCGATCCGCGTGGTGGGCTCCAGCCCGACGGCCGCGGTCTATGCGGGCATTTCGCCCGAGCGCATCATCATCATCGCAATGGTCCTGTCGGGCGCGCTCGCGGGAGGGCTCGCGGTCAACGAGCTCATGGGCTACCAGCACCGCCTGCTTCTGGAATTCACCTCCGGCTACGGTTTCGTCGGCATCGCGGTCGCTCTCATGGGGCGCGCGCATCCGGTCGGCATCGTCCTCGCCTCGCTCCTGTTCGGCATTCTCTACCAGGGCGGCGCGGAACTGGCTTTCGAGCAGCCCAACATCACCCGCGACATGGTGGTGGTGATCGGCGGCATCATCATTCTGTTCGCGGGGGCTCTCGACGGTCTCTTCCGGCGGCTCGTGGCGCATCTGCTGTCACGCCCCAAACTGGCGGGACTGTGA
- the deoA gene encoding thymidine phosphorylase, giving the protein MVRLPQEIIRRKRDGRTLEAGEIESFIQGLTSGHVSEGQAASFAMAIFFRGLSVPERVALTRAMMNSGEVLRWDLPGPVLDKHSTGGVGDTVSLALGPAVAACGGFVPMISGRGLGHTGGTLDKFDSIPGYVTQPDIDTFRRVTREVGCAIIGQTADLAPADKRLYAIRDVTGTVESIDLITTSILSKKLSAGLHGLVMDVKCGSGAFMDNAKDARALAESLVLVANEAGLPTSALLTDMDQPLATAAGNAVEMAYAVDYLTGRRREARFHEVTVELSAEMLVLGRIAADIAEARAKIEDAIVSGRAAEAFQRMVAALGGPGDFVESHKRHLQAAPVVRSVHAERSGIVQRVATRDIGIAVVALGGGRTRPQDAIDHAVGLTGLAQIGETVDADRPLAIVHARSEEAAEAAARMVRAAYVLGDAKARSGVMILERIGVKS; this is encoded by the coding sequence ATGGTTCGACTTCCGCAGGAAATCATCCGCCGCAAGCGCGACGGCAGAACGCTCGAGGCGGGTGAGATCGAGAGCTTCATTCAAGGCTTGACCTCGGGCCACGTGTCCGAGGGACAGGCCGCTTCCTTCGCCATGGCGATCTTCTTTCGCGGCCTGTCCGTTCCGGAGCGCGTGGCGCTGACCCGCGCCATGATGAATTCGGGCGAGGTGCTGCGGTGGGACCTGCCGGGCCCCGTGCTCGACAAGCACTCGACCGGTGGCGTCGGCGACACGGTGAGCCTCGCGCTCGGCCCGGCGGTCGCGGCCTGCGGCGGCTTCGTGCCCATGATCTCCGGTCGCGGCCTCGGGCATACGGGCGGAACGCTCGACAAGTTCGATTCGATTCCGGGCTACGTCACGCAGCCCGACATCGACACCTTCCGCCGTGTCACGCGCGAGGTGGGCTGCGCCATCATCGGACAGACGGCTGACCTCGCGCCCGCCGACAAGCGCCTCTACGCCATCCGCGACGTGACAGGGACGGTGGAATCCATCGATCTCATCACCACGTCCATTCTGTCGAAGAAACTGTCGGCAGGCCTTCATGGGCTCGTGATGGACGTCAAATGCGGCTCCGGCGCCTTCATGGACAATGCGAAGGATGCGCGCGCCCTGGCCGAGAGCCTCGTGCTCGTCGCCAATGAAGCGGGCCTTCCCACGAGCGCCTTGCTCACCGACATGGATCAGCCTCTCGCGACCGCTGCCGGAAACGCCGTGGAGATGGCTTACGCCGTCGACTACCTGACGGGCCGCCGCCGCGAGGCGCGCTTCCACGAAGTGACGGTGGAATTGTCCGCCGAAATGCTCGTGCTCGGTAGGATCGCGGCCGATATCGCCGAGGCGCGCGCGAAGATCGAGGATGCGATCGTCTCCGGCAGGGCTGCAGAGGCGTTCCAGCGCATGGTGGCGGCGCTCGGCGGACCGGGCGATTTCGTGGAGAGCCACAAAAGGCATCTGCAGGCTGCGCCCGTCGTCCGTTCTGTCCATGCGGAACGCTCCGGAATCGTGCAGCGCGTCGCGACGCGGGATATCGGCATCGCCGTCGTGGCCCTGGGCGGTGGACGCACGCGCCCGCAGGATGCCATCGATCATGCGGTCGGGCTCACCGGGCTTGCCCAGATCGGCGAGACGGTCGATGCCGACCGTCCGCTCGCCATTGTGCATGCACGCAGCGAAGAGGCGGCCGAAGCTGCCGCGCGCATGGTGCGTGCCGCCTATGTCCTGGGCGATGCGAAAGCTCGGTCCGGGGTGATGATTCTCGAACGTATCGGAGTGAAGTCTTGA
- a CDS encoding 2-hydroxyacid dehydrogenase, translating to MSLLVAVTWEPQPWVERLGRHLPGREIAVLGEAFDRDRIRFVATWGPKPGCLDDLPNLEAVFSLGAGVDHLMNYPGLPDVPIVRVSQDDLTHRMSEYMVMHCLMYLRDHARFSAAQRAKRWEDDRSPPIASEVRVGVMGFGVLGQDAARKLKTMGFDVAGWSRTPKTVEGFTVYSGEDGLSEFLARTDILISLVPLTPDTRGILNRNLFGKLARDGRLGGPVLINAGRGGLQVESDILACLDDGTLKAATLDVFEKEPLPETSPLWDHSRVTITPHNAAVSEPEATARYIADQIRRHEAGEPFQNLVDRVRGY from the coding sequence TTGAGCCTGCTCGTCGCCGTCACCTGGGAGCCACAGCCATGGGTCGAACGTCTCGGCCGCCATCTGCCGGGCCGCGAAATCGCCGTCCTGGGAGAGGCGTTCGACCGGGACAGGATCCGCTTCGTGGCCACCTGGGGGCCGAAACCCGGATGCCTGGACGATCTGCCCAATCTCGAGGCGGTTTTCTCCCTCGGCGCGGGCGTCGATCACCTGATGAATTATCCCGGTCTTCCCGACGTGCCGATCGTGCGCGTTTCGCAGGATGATCTGACCCATCGCATGAGCGAATACATGGTCATGCATTGCCTCATGTATCTTCGCGACCATGCACGCTTTTCGGCCGCGCAGCGCGCCAAGCGCTGGGAGGACGACCGCTCGCCGCCCATCGCGTCCGAGGTGCGTGTCGGCGTCATGGGTTTCGGCGTGCTGGGGCAGGATGCCGCCAGGAAGCTCAAGACAATGGGCTTTGACGTGGCAGGCTGGAGCCGCACGCCGAAAACCGTGGAAGGCTTCACGGTCTATTCGGGCGAGGACGGGCTCTCCGAATTCCTCGCGCGCACGGACATCCTGATCAGCCTCGTGCCGCTCACGCCCGACACCCGCGGCATTCTCAATCGCAACCTGTTCGGAAAGCTGGCGCGGGACGGCAGGCTCGGCGGTCCCGTCCTCATCAACGCGGGCCGGGGCGGCCTCCAGGTGGAGAGCGACATCCTCGCCTGTCTCGACGACGGAACCCTCAAGGCGGCAACCCTCGACGTGTTCGAGAAGGAGCCGCTGCCGGAGACCTCTCCGCTCTGGGATCATTCCCGCGTCACGATCACGCCGCACAACGCGGCCGTGAGCGAGCCCGAGGCGACAGCCCGCTACATCGCGGATCAGATCCGCCGTCACGAGGCGGGCGAGCCCTTCCAGAATCTCGTGGATCGCGTGCGGGGCTATTGA
- a CDS encoding purine-nucleoside phosphorylase — MLQQVQEAAEFLRARGFDGRFDAAFVLGTGLGTLADEVRDAVSLPYSEIPHFPKSGVSGHAGRLVAGTLEGKRVLLFQGRAHYYETGDAGAMRLPVAVVKELGIPVLVATNAAGSVRASIRPGSLVAIGDHLNLAGANPLLRDHTEGRFVSLTGAYDPVLRDALQRAAERSGIDLPEGVYAWLSGPSFETPAEIRMVQILGGDLVGMSTVPEVILARYYGLRVAAVSVVTNLAAGIEGASPSHQETKDTAAEASDKFKRLIRSFVAEL, encoded by the coding sequence ATGCTCCAGCAAGTTCAAGAGGCCGCCGAATTCCTGCGGGCCCGCGGCTTCGACGGCCGCTTCGACGCCGCTTTCGTGCTCGGAACGGGCCTGGGCACTCTGGCCGATGAGGTGAGGGATGCGGTGAGCCTTCCCTATTCCGAGATCCCGCATTTTCCGAAAAGCGGCGTCTCCGGTCACGCGGGCAGGCTCGTGGCCGGCACGCTCGAAGGCAAGCGTGTCCTCCTGTTCCAGGGCCGCGCGCATTACTACGAAACGGGCGATGCCGGTGCGATGCGGCTTCCCGTTGCCGTCGTCAAGGAGCTCGGCATCCCGGTGCTGGTCGCCACCAACGCGGCAGGTTCCGTGCGCGCCTCGATCCGTCCCGGCAGCCTCGTGGCGATCGGCGACCATCTCAACCTGGCCGGCGCGAACCCGCTGCTGCGCGATCACACGGAAGGCCGCTTCGTCTCCCTGACGGGCGCCTACGATCCCGTTCTGCGCGACGCTCTTCAGCGCGCTGCGGAGCGGAGCGGCATCGATCTGCCCGAGGGCGTCTATGCCTGGCTGTCCGGTCCGAGTTTCGAGACGCCTGCCGAGATCCGCATGGTGCAGATCCTCGGCGGCGATCTCGTGGGAATGTCGACCGTGCCGGAAGTGATCCTGGCGCGGTATTACGGCCTGCGGGTCGCTGCAGTCTCGGTCGTCACCAATCTCGCCGCAGGCATCGAGGGCGCATCGCCCTCGCACCAGGAAACCAAGGATACGGCCGCGGAGGCCTCCGATAAATTCAAGCGTCTCATTCGTTCATTCGTTGCGGAGCTTTGA
- a CDS encoding ABC transporter permease, protein MDLGIIATILDSALRLSIPLLAACLAGLWSERSGVVDIGLEGKMLASAFAAAAAAYAFGSAWIGLVFGIAASVAFALIHGFASISQRGNQIVSGVAINMLAAGLTAIVGNAWYGQGGRTPPLEGEQRFDGILFGHSVLVYLVLLAVPLTWYVLGRTRFGLRLRAVGENPAAVDTAGISVAGLRYSAVVIGGVLCGIGGTYLSVAQAAGFLPNMTAGRGFIALAALIFAKWRAWPALGACFLFGFLDAFANQLQGRSLPGIGEVPVQAIQALPYLLTVILLAGVIGKAIPPRAAGVPYVKER, encoded by the coding sequence ATGGATCTCGGCATCATCGCAACCATTCTCGACTCGGCGCTGCGCCTGTCCATTCCGCTGCTCGCCGCGTGCCTCGCCGGACTCTGGTCCGAGCGGTCGGGCGTCGTGGATATCGGACTCGAAGGCAAGATGCTGGCCTCGGCCTTCGCGGCCGCGGCGGCGGCTTATGCGTTCGGCTCCGCGTGGATCGGTCTCGTCTTCGGAATCGCCGCCTCGGTCGCGTTCGCCCTCATTCACGGCTTCGCCTCCATCAGCCAGCGCGGCAATCAGATCGTGTCCGGCGTCGCCATCAACATGCTGGCCGCGGGCCTCACGGCCATCGTCGGCAATGCGTGGTACGGGCAGGGCGGCCGCACGCCGCCGCTCGAGGGCGAGCAGCGCTTCGACGGCATTCTCTTCGGCCATTCCGTTCTGGTATACCTCGTGCTGCTCGCCGTGCCGCTCACCTGGTACGTGCTCGGCCGCACGCGCTTCGGGCTTCGCCTGCGCGCGGTCGGCGAGAACCCGGCCGCGGTCGACACCGCCGGCATTTCGGTGGCGGGCCTGCGCTATTCGGCTGTCGTCATCGGCGGAGTCCTCTGCGGGATCGGAGGAACCTATCTGTCGGTCGCGCAGGCGGCGGGCTTCCTGCCCAACATGACCGCGGGACGAGGCTTCATCGCCCTTGCGGCCCTCATCTTTGCCAAGTGGCGCGCATGGCCCGCGCTCGGCGCATGCTTTCTCTTCGGCTTTCTCGATGCATTCGCCAATCAGCTCCAGGGACGCTCGCTCCCGGGGATCGGCGAGGTGCCGGTGCAGGCCATTCAGGCGCTTCCCTATCTCCTGACGGTCATCCTGCTCGCCGGCGTCATCGGCAAGGCCATCCCACCGCGCGCCGCGGGCGTGCCTTATGTGAAGGAGCGTTGA
- a CDS encoding ABC transporter ATP-binding protein, which translates to MSPAIELIAVNKSFGAVHANRDVSLSVERGTIHGIVGENGAGKSTLMSILYGFYEADTGEIRVNGTPTRIRSSNDAIGAGIGMVHQHFMLVEPLTVVENVMLGAEGGAMLRAGEAKVRKELARLAKDYGLDIDADATVGELSVGLQQRVEILKALYRGADILILDEPTAVLTPAEADALFALLRSLKQQGKTVILITHKLREIMAVTDRVSVMRRGEMVATVETAGTSPPELAELMVGRRVLLRVEKTERAPGAPVLEVRNLSVVDSRGVLRVADASLTVRAGEIVGIAGVAGNGQSELLETIAGMRRPVLGAISVEGREIRSSQHDPHRMRELGLLHVPEDRLRMGLVPTFPAFESAILGFSHEPQLGSGPLLDHDRLVADLTKTMEQYDVRPPAPRLKTSNFSGGNQQKIVLAREIERNPKVLLVGQPTRGVDIGAIEFIHRRLIALRDSGVGILLVSVELDEIMHLSDRILTMCGGRITGERKCSETNEQDLGLLMAGVSDEAA; encoded by the coding sequence ATGTCTCCCGCCATTGAACTGATCGCCGTCAACAAGAGCTTCGGCGCCGTCCATGCCAATCGGGACGTGTCCTTGAGCGTCGAGCGCGGCACGATCCACGGCATCGTGGGCGAGAACGGGGCGGGCAAGTCGACCCTCATGTCGATCCTCTACGGCTTCTACGAGGCGGATACGGGCGAGATCCGCGTGAACGGCACGCCCACCCGCATCCGCTCCTCCAATGATGCGATTGGGGCCGGCATCGGCATGGTCCACCAGCACTTCATGCTGGTCGAGCCGCTCACCGTGGTCGAGAACGTGATGCTCGGCGCCGAAGGAGGCGCCATGCTGCGTGCGGGCGAGGCCAAGGTTCGCAAGGAGCTCGCGCGTCTTGCCAAGGATTACGGCCTCGACATCGACGCGGACGCGACCGTCGGCGAACTCTCCGTCGGTCTGCAGCAGCGCGTCGAAATCTTGAAGGCCCTCTATCGCGGTGCCGACATCCTCATCCTCGACGAACCGACTGCCGTGCTCACGCCGGCGGAGGCGGACGCCCTGTTCGCGCTGCTCCGCTCCCTGAAGCAGCAGGGCAAGACCGTCATTCTCATTACGCACAAGCTGCGCGAAATCATGGCGGTCACGGACCGTGTCTCCGTCATGCGGCGCGGCGAGATGGTGGCGACCGTCGAGACGGCAGGCACCTCTCCGCCCGAACTCGCGGAGCTGATGGTCGGCCGCCGCGTGCTGCTGCGCGTGGAGAAGACGGAGAGGGCGCCCGGCGCCCCCGTCCTGGAGGTGCGAAACCTCTCGGTCGTCGACTCGCGCGGCGTGCTGCGGGTGGCCGATGCGTCCCTGACCGTCCGCGCGGGCGAGATCGTCGGCATCGCGGGCGTTGCCGGCAACGGACAGAGCGAGCTGTTGGAGACGATCGCCGGCATGCGCCGGCCCGTGCTCGGTGCCATTTCCGTCGAAGGGCGCGAGATCCGATCCTCGCAGCACGATCCCCACCGAATGCGCGAGCTCGGCCTGCTGCATGTCCCGGAGGATCGCCTGCGCATGGGTCTCGTTCCGACCTTCCCGGCTTTCGAGAGCGCGATCCTCGGCTTCAGTCATGAGCCGCAGCTCGGTTCGGGCCCGCTGCTCGACCATGACCGCCTCGTGGCGGATCTGACGAAGACAATGGAGCAGTACGATGTTCGCCCGCCCGCGCCGCGCCTGAAGACCTCGAACTTCTCCGGCGGCAACCAGCAGAAGATCGTGCTGGCCCGCGAAATCGAGCGCAACCCGAAGGTGCTCCTGGTCGGCCAGCCGACGCGCGGCGTGGATATCGGGGCCATCGAGTTCATCCACCGCCGCCTGATCGCGCTTCGCGATTCCGGCGTCGGCATTCTTCTCGTGTCGGTGGAACTCGACGAGATCATGCATCTTTCCGACCGCATCCTCACCATGTGCGGCGGCCGGATTACGGGCGAGCGCAAGTGCTCGGAAACGAACGAGCAGGATCTCGGGCTTCTCATGGCCGGCGTAAGCGACGAGGCCGCCTAA
- a CDS encoding BMP family protein: protein MTVTKFGLALAGLAFTASAAFAQQADFKPAVVYDLGGKFDKSFNEGVHMGAEKFKKDTGTEYRDFEPQNDAQREQALRRFARDGYSPIVAVGFSQETALKKVAEEFPNIKFAIIDAVVEKPNVQSIIFKEHEGSFLVGLLAAKASKTGKVGFVGGMDIPLIRKFACGYVQGVKYANKDAEVFQNMTGTTGAAWNDPVKGGELAKGQISRGADVIYHAAGGTGIGVLRATADAGKLGIGVDSNQNSLHPGKVLTSMVKRVDVATYNTFDQAKKGTFKGGLQVLGLAEDGVAWSLDDDNKSLITDDMKAAADKAAADIKSGTIKVHDYMSDSKCPM from the coding sequence ATGACAGTCACCAAGTTCGGCCTCGCGCTCGCAGGCCTCGCCTTCACAGCTTCGGCCGCCTTCGCGCAGCAGGCGGATTTCAAGCCCGCCGTCGTCTACGACCTGGGCGGCAAGTTCGACAAATCCTTCAACGAGGGCGTTCACATGGGCGCCGAGAAGTTCAAGAAGGATACGGGCACCGAGTACCGCGATTTCGAGCCGCAGAACGACGCCCAGCGCGAGCAGGCCCTGCGCCGCTTCGCCCGCGACGGATACTCCCCCATCGTCGCCGTCGGCTTCTCCCAGGAGACCGCGCTGAAGAAGGTCGCCGAGGAATTCCCGAACATCAAGTTCGCCATCATCGATGCCGTCGTCGAGAAGCCGAACGTGCAATCCATCATCTTCAAGGAGCACGAGGGCTCGTTCCTGGTCGGCCTGCTGGCCGCGAAAGCCTCCAAGACCGGCAAGGTCGGCTTCGTGGGCGGCATGGATATCCCGCTCATCCGCAAGTTCGCCTGCGGCTACGTCCAGGGCGTCAAATACGCCAACAAGGACGCCGAGGTGTTCCAGAACATGACCGGCACCACGGGTGCCGCCTGGAACGATCCGGTGAAGGGCGGCGAGCTCGCCAAGGGCCAGATCAGCCGCGGCGCGGACGTGATCTACCACGCGGCCGGCGGCACCGGCATCGGCGTGCTGCGCGCTACAGCCGATGCGGGCAAGCTCGGCATCGGCGTCGATTCGAACCAGAACAGCCTGCACCCGGGCAAGGTGCTGACCTCCATGGTCAAGCGTGTGGACGTGGCCACCTACAACACCTTCGATCAGGCCAAGAAGGGCACCTTCAAGGGCGGCCTTCAGGTCCTCGGCCTGGCGGAAGACGGCGTGGCCTGGTCGCTCGACGACGACAACAAGTCGCTCATCACGGACGACATGAAGGCCGCGGCCGACAAGGCTGCCGCCGACATCAAGTCCGGCACCATCAAGGTCCACGACTACATGTCGGACTCCAAGTGCCCGATGTAG
- a CDS encoding sulfite exporter TauE/SafE family protein codes for MKGAFGGGLAIIGIPVLSLVMDPIAAGALLAPLFVLMDAVALYYWRPKTWSKIDLALLIPSLAIGTAIGFMLMKVVDPHGFAILIALITLAFTGLWFRGGGRIVRQPRSKAKAIVAGTASGISSMMAHSGGPPVAMYLLPLGLPKVVYAGTSSSFFAAGNLMKVAPWLALARPGAELWTLMALCLPLIPLGVWSGFRLHERLDQRQLYRVCYALLALTAVKLLWDGLRGYGAF; via the coding sequence ATGAAGGGCGCGTTCGGCGGCGGCCTCGCCATCATCGGCATCCCGGTCCTGTCCCTCGTCATGGATCCGATCGCCGCGGGCGCGCTGCTCGCGCCGCTCTTCGTGCTGATGGATGCGGTGGCGCTCTATTACTGGCGGCCCAAGACCTGGTCGAAGATCGATCTCGCGCTTCTCATCCCGTCGCTCGCCATCGGCACCGCCATCGGGTTCATGCTCATGAAGGTGGTGGACCCGCACGGCTTCGCCATCCTCATCGCGCTGATCACGCTCGCCTTCACGGGACTGTGGTTTCGCGGCGGCGGCAGGATCGTTCGGCAGCCTCGCTCGAAGGCAAAGGCCATCGTGGCCGGAACGGCGTCGGGCATATCCTCCATGATGGCGCATTCGGGCGGCCCGCCGGTCGCCATGTACCTTCTCCCCCTCGGGCTCCCGAAGGTCGTCTACGCGGGCACGAGCAGCAGCTTCTTCGCGGCCGGCAACCTGATGAAGGTCGCGCCGTGGCTCGCGCTCGCAAGGCCGGGCGCGGAGCTTTGGACCTTGATGGCCCTGTGTCTGCCCCTCATCCCGCTCGGCGTCTGGTCAGGCTTCAGGCTGCACGAGCGCCTGGATCAGAGGCAGCTCTATCGGGTCTGCTATGCCCTGCTCGCTCTGACGGCCGTGAAGCTCTTGTGGGACGGATTGCGGGGTTACGGGGCGTTTTAG
- the cdd gene encoding cytidine deaminase gives MASLDSLFEAARTIQAKAYAPYSRFKVGAAIATPDGQVFTGCNVENAAYPVGSCAEAGAIAAMIAGGQSRIGEIVVMGEGESLCTPCGGCRQRIREFAAPDTPIHVAGPEGIRRSFTLDELLPFSFGPDNLTDR, from the coding sequence ATGGCTTCCCTCGACAGCCTGTTCGAAGCGGCCAGGACGATTCAGGCCAAAGCCTATGCCCCCTATTCGCGCTTCAAGGTCGGGGCCGCCATCGCGACGCCCGACGGGCAGGTCTTCACGGGCTGCAATGTCGAGAACGCGGCCTATCCGGTCGGCTCCTGCGCGGAGGCCGGCGCGATTGCCGCCATGATCGCGGGCGGCCAAAGCCGCATCGGCGAGATCGTGGTGATGGGCGAGGGCGAGAGCCTCTGCACGCCGTGCGGCGGCTGCCGTCAGCGCATCCGTGAATTCGCGGCGCCCGACACCCCCATTCACGTCGCGGGCCCGGAGGGAATCCGCCGGAGCTTCACCCTGGACGAGCTGTTGCCCTTCTCGTTCGGACCCGACAACCTGACGGACAGGTGA